DNA sequence from the Littorina saxatilis isolate snail1 linkage group LG9, US_GU_Lsax_2.0, whole genome shotgun sequence genome:
TCCACTATCATCCCTATACAGGTGTGTGCTGGCTGGTGGCCGTGGTCGTGTTTGGGGTCAAGTTTGACGACACGTTTGTCACCTCCTCTTACGACGACCCAACGTTGCAGTATTCTTTCATCCTggctgttgttgtcgttgttgttgagcTTGTTGCTGGCATCCTGCTTCTTGTCAATGGAAGATCTAATAGCGGTAGTGGTGGTACTGCTGCTGCCCATGGCGACTCTATCAACGCCAATGCATAGACtttgatgacaatgatgatggcctgtgtgtgtgtgtgtgtgtgtgtgtgtgtgtgtgtgtgtgtgtgggtgggtgggtgtaggtgtatgtgtgtaggtgtgtgagtgggtgtgagagagagagagcgagagagagagagaagagagagagcgatagatgaagagagagagagagatgaagagagagactaagagagagagtgtgagagagagaggaagagagagaataagagagagagagagaagaagaaaaaagataaagagagagatagacggagagagatacggagagagacaaagatactgagagatggagagagagagatcgagagagagtgagagagaggaagggagagaaagagagaccgaGATACAAAGATTGAGaggagtgacagagagagaaatggagaaagagagacaaagagaatgattgagagagtgatagagagagagatggatggagagaaagagagatgtagAGATTGCAGGCAATTGACCGCAACAGCATAAGAAATAAGTAGTACAATAAATCTAAATATGcacgtctgtctttatgtgacACTTGTATGAATTTTTGCTGGTGTGAACATCTGCTTCCCTCCTCTCTTAtcatgtgtgtgtagagcgattcagaccaaactactggaccgatctttatgcaatttgacatgagagttcctgggaataatatccccggacattcattttttcgatgaatacctttgatgacgtcatatccggctttttgtaaaagttgaggcagcactgtcacaccctcatttttcaatcaaattgattgaattttttgtaaagcaatcttcgacgaaggccggacttcggtatcgcatttcagcttggtggcttaaaattaattaatgactttggtcattaacaatctaaaaattgtaatactttttattttttataaaacgatccaaatttacattcatcttcttctacatcattttctgattctaaaaacatataaatatgttatatttggattaaaaacaagctctgaaaattaaaaacataaaaattatgatcaaaattaatatttcgaaatcgatttaaaaacaatttcatcttattccttgtcggttcctgattccaaaaacacatagatatgatatgtttggattaaaaacacgctcagaaagttaaaacgaagagaggtacagaaaagcgtgctatgcagcacagcgaaaccaccaccgcgctgaacaggctcgtcagtttcactccgttttgcacaagcggcggactacggtcattgtgaaaaaatgcagtgcgttcagtttcattctgtgagttccacagcttgactaaatgtagtaattttgccttacgcaacttgtttctttctgtcttgcTATAatgaatttctttctttctatatttctttctttccttcttttctgtctttctttctttctgtctttctttttttctttcttttatttcctctctctctctctctctccctttctctctctctctccctctctctctctctctctctctctctctctctctctcttatcggACACGTGACACAGTGTTCATAAGACTAATTTACTTACGTCACGTACTATACTAGTAGTACAATAaaacaatgatgtgcttggcaaaaaaaaaaaaaaataaaataaaaaaaaaataaaaaaaaataaaaaaaaataaaactggTATCTAATACCTCTTGACTGGTGGAAGAATTAAGAGGAACAAATCCATTCAAAAATCATCACATACAAGCTAAATCATCTTacccaaaactgagaaaatggtATCGAAGGGGGATAATCGTCTTACTACAATCCAAATGGCAACGATAACATGGTCGTTTCCCTTGTCCTGGTTTTAAGTTTTGGTGATTCCACAAGAACGTAGGCGATAGATACTATTATGGCAGTGAAAAAGTTAAAGTATTAGCAAAGATACACAATTCCAAATGTAATGCTTCCGGGTTGCATAATTGATTCTTTCACATTGTTTCGCAATTGTCTGCAGAAGAAATGTGTCAGCACAATTTCAGAAAAATATAGAGtaatttaaaggcatatgtacgcgctcccgtgtttacaaagtgtagtttgcccataatcgatgtcaaacgcaccataagaccatgtaatgacgatatgtcgccatgcgcggaccatatacatgcattacagcttgttttagagtctcaaaaactttggatgtaaacaaagacgcggagttatttcccttgcgtcaacgctacctctgttggcaatctataaataggacgatccagatcaaaatgaaaattaacatatctcaacattgaaggggtcctagaccacaatattttgcagggaacttaatttagcatgtctccagctgttggtaaagcaattagcgtgtatagtcatcgagtacatatggctttaagaatGATTTCTCTTACTTACATAATTATTATGCCATGTTGAGCATTAATTTTGTTGACACAGCATGATAATAATGCAAAAACCATGCTGAAACAATGTTTTAAATACATTTGAATAGAATGCCAGTTAGATACCTGTTTGAAAAACAAATATCAATATCACCCGGCAGTTATTTTGAAAAAGTACACATACATCAAAACGGTGTATTACAGCCCATCCCTTTAAACAGATTTACATTTTGGGTTGTTATTATGTCCATGTTATAAGCTGAATCAATCTAAATGTTGGCAATGCTACATATTAAGACATATTACGGTACTTGTTTAGCCGACAGTCACACTTCTTGTAAACAATCAGAAACGTGAGCAGAACACTAACTTCTACTATAAAAGTAATAAATATAACGATATGAAGAGAAGATGAACTTTAAACACAATTACAAATAAGCactaaaaacacaacaacaaacaaaaatacttgGAATACAGAGAAAATAAAGTCGATCAACGCTCTACGgatataaaaaatataaatgaacacacaacaaaacaataaattcaACGAATCTAACAAACCAAAGCAAAAAGTAACCGCAAAAAATGAGAGAAACAAAATCAGAAGGAGAGGTAAACGATACATTGTGTATGTTCCTTTGTTGATCCGCCTTCTGCTAACGCTCTTTCAAATACAAGCCATTCGTGTTTAAATAATGATTTCTTGATACATAAACAAACTTGTATGTGGTATGGACAAAATTTATCGAgagttatttttttgttttaacgtTCTTTCTGTGTACAGACATTCACAGATTGGATCTTCTTTATTCAAATAGTAATTAACGTTTACTGATTTGTATGGTTAACAAGTGTTGATTCATACTTACCGTATagtgtttattgtattgtattgtattgtattgtgttgtgttgtattgtattgtattgtattgtattttattgtattgtattgtattgtattgtgttgagttgagttgagttgagttgtgttgtattgtattgtattgtattgtattgcatggcattgcattgtattgtattgtattgtattgtattgtattgttttctaCAATCTGGAAGAGCGGTGTAGAACAAGAGAAATCTCAAAGTGTGTGTGCCAAAACAGACACATTCTAAAAACGACTCTGTCTGGGTTTTATTGGTTGTAGAAGAATACCTATTTCCTGGAAATACTGAGGCAAACAGacccacgtgacattgtaggccaatcactagcaagcgGCGTTTGTCATCACGTGGATTCCGTACCGTGCACCGATGGAATCGATGACATCGGTAAGGAATGGTCAGCTCAGTCCGATATGAGacagtttggaaaaaaaagccGCGTAGTATTGATCAGCAAGTGCAGAAAACATATCATTGTCAAGTTTGACAATTTACTTTTGACATGCTTTTGCGATTGTTATTCAGAGAGAAACACAAGGATCTAATCGTTGTCAGTCATGGATTGAAAGTACTAGTAAACCGTGTCTCCTCTGCGTTTGTAAGGTTTTCAATAATGCTGAACAGATCTTTCAGAATTTGGACGCAGCATTTAATCATACATGCGCTTGTTGTAGTAGCCATTACAGAGCTAATTTTTCACAGGAATGTCAGTCGCTCGCATGATTTCACTATCACGTGGGTTTATTTGCCCCAGTATTTCCAAGGGTaagcaactctttcacaacccatacaacctACAAGAGTTATTTCCGTACATCGTCTATTCCCGAACTATCAGGTCTACTTTGAACTCTGAACCGCTCCTCCGCCGCGCTTGGTCAGAAGCAGAAGAATACCAGCCGCCAGTTGCAGAGCAAACGTGATAATGGCTAATCCGAAGGAGTAATGGAGAGTCCGttcccgtgtccgtcccgagAACCTCTCGTCAAACTTCTCGTCAAAGCGAACTCCAAAAAGAATGATGGCAACGAGCCAGCAGATACCTGGAGCAGCAAAATGAGaaataaacacatacataacTAAATAAATAGCTAATACATtattaatcaaataaaaaagaccaaacaatactgtactcacgtgtttgaCGAAGACAATACGAAGAACAATTAAAGGACGACGTTTCGACCACTGGAAACATCGTCCTTTGTTCTTCGTATTGTACAGTACAGTACggtattgtttggtctttttattcTCGCTCTCACGCGCAGTCACCAGTTTTTCGCTTTCGAATTATTAATCATGtatttatatttataataatgaACTACTACTAGTTGATAAGTTAAGAAAGAAAAGTATGTTACGGTGAAAACctatcaaacaaacacaatcagCAGCTTAGTAAATCAATCCAGAAATATATATGCCCCGGCTTTGAGATAGAATAAGGGGCATATTAAAActaaacagcctggctgcttcttcTGCACACCGGACATGTTTCGCTGAAAACATATTTTGCAATTGAATGTAAGTGCCAGCAAAACCTcaattcagaaaaaaagaacTTTCACTAAGCATCAGGCAAGTACGTCGGTTTTAGTATGTGTGCAAGTTGAGGGACGCTCTTAGGCCAAGAACAAAATCAATGTTTTTGATTCCTAGACAGACCATTTATTTGGAAGTAGGACTATTTTGTAAGTCATAAATGATACGAAATTTATGGAAACCGAGTTTCCGAGTTCCCAGTCAGACACGCCCACGTGTACAGTAGTGGCCCAAATACAAGCCTGCAAAGGAAACTCGGTTTTGCAGATTTTACAAAAACAGTGATTCCTTAGCAACATTCAGGGGACACAGATCGCGCGATTTCTCTCCAAAAGAAAGCCACATGCGCCCGTGTAGAtacatcttttttttaattccaaCACAAagaataaaacatacataaaaacaaattaaaaagtcATCGACCTACCGACCCTGTTTATTTGACCTTATCACAGGTAACGTTCTTCTGTGTGCCTTATGCGATGTAAACGGATGTACCGTTGTTTACAAGATGTCCGTGGTTTACAAGATGTTCTATATGTTTTCGTCTGTTTTGACAACGTTGGAAATCCAAGACTAGTAGTAGGCTTTTACTGTGACAACAAGAGTTTAAGCTtactaaaagaaaagaaaaaaagataagaGCACAATCAAACAAATGTGTGTCGTTTCAAGGCACAGTTCAACCAAAATGACGTGCACTAGCAGTATAATAACACATGCAAACCATGCTCAAAATAAGTACGCTCCCAACACATAAAGGGGTGCAACACACATttccccttcctccctccctccccctcatcCATTACCGCTCCTTCGCCCCCCATTTCCTGCTGGGAAAAAATCATTAAACGACTgacaagtcttcttcttcttcttcttcttcttcttcttctgcgttcgtgggctcaaactcccacgtacgCCATACgacgctttcggaggaagcatgctgggtatgttcgtgtttctataacccaccaaactctgacatgaattacaggatcttttccgtgcgcacttggtcttgtgcttgcgtgtgcacacgaagggggataattctgcacataagttgaccaggGAGATCGGacacatctccacacttaacccaccaggcggccgcggccgggattcaaactcacgaccttctgattaagaggccgacgtcttaccactccgccacagcgcccgtctagaCTGACAAGTAACATTTCAGCATATGACACACAATGAAAAATTCAAAACGCAAGAAAAACACGAAGACGAAAACAAGCGCAGCACAGACTCTACCCACCGAAAGACTTATACAATCATTTTCAAATAACATGGCTTTGACAAAGCAAAGCACTGGGgtcgttttttttaaagataaaTATTCTCCATACTTACTGCCAAAAATAGTGTTGATGGCGTTCCAGAACGAGAGGTCTGCGTTGGACTTGCACGGAGTGACGAACATGAAGAGGACAACGAGGAAGAACCCGACGTTCAGACAAATGAAACCGAACGTTGCGAATGCTTGGAACGCACCGTACCATTCTGTGGGAAACAAAAGGGTGAAGATAGTTAATtacgttgttttttttattgcgggggaaaaggaaaaacaaacatattGCGGGTACTTTGACTGATACAAACATATTGCGGGTACTTTGACTGATACGTATGAATCCTGTCACAAACGCGtgcgctgacacacacacacacacacacacacacacacacacacacacacacacacacatacacacacacacacacacacacacacacgcgcgcgcgcgcgcacacacacgcactctctctctctcacacacacacacacacacacacacacacacacacacacacacacgtgacaaaGCAGCACGTGCAAATTGTAAGGGgatttcttctctttcttcttcttcttcttcttcttcttcttcttctttgttcatgggctgagactcccacgtttactcatgtttttagcacgagtggatttttacgtgtatgcccgtttttaccccgccattctggcagcatacgccgatttcgggggaggcatgctgggtatgttcgtgtttctataacccaccgcactctgacatggattacaggatcttttccgtgcgcacttggtcgtgtgctcgcgtgttcacacgaagggggataaggcactagcaggtctgcacataatttgacctgggagatcggaaaaatctccactcttaattcaccaggcggcagcgaccgggattcgaacttaGGACctcccgattaagaggccgacgtcttaccaccacgccactgcgcccgtcttcaAGGGGACAACTTACAGctgagacgagttgcccagagcggttcgccacgggtggcccgcagtgcgaatgacagaaagccgtttcttagggcagtgcaggaaagcgctcgcgaagcactcggcgagcggctttggtataAGCTCGCCCACCGCGCGCTGCGTAATCCAAGATGGCAGCGTTGTTTACACTGCGATGTCGTGTAGCGTGTTGcgatcttctcggcgtggttttTGACGTAacccgagggatccaccgcttttcaaggttcagggactaccccagctaaatttcccatcataaccacgttctctctgacgatttcactgccccaatcgtctactagtttaaaaagtacaactttttttcatatctcgcagcaatcgtgctttcttcATCGCCTtcgtgaagcgatttgcctcgttgtgagcccgttgcatagacaaatccagagcgacttttccgtgagcgggctattgtgattctgagcaacgaAGTGGCCATACCCGCACGAACGAGGCGTGCAAGCATCATAGTGGTGCAGTTAGATAAAACCAGTAGGCCTGTGTCTCGAAACAGCAAGTTAAGGCAGTCAAACGACAAGTAGACCGAGGAACCTGTCGCCGAAGACACCAGCGTTGCTGACTTTGCCTCATGATCAAAAACCTAAACGAGAGGTTAATTGGCCCAGGGGATGGAGGACATTTAGAGAATCATACGTGAAGGTAAAGGACAAGCGGACATAAATGTGCAAACACAGAATAATGATTACCCACATTCACTCTACACGCGTGATCAATTTGAGAACAATATGTGATGGAACCTGACTTCTTTTGGTGCAGTTTTTCGAATTCGAATGCGACGCGATCTGGCACCCAAATCGCGAAATGAAAACTTTTTGTGCAAACGTTTGTGATCATAACAACGTTGTATCTCAACCCCCAAACCCCGTTTCGTTACAAACCTTGAGTTTTCGCGAATAAaaaattctgacttctgacacacagacgcacatacacagacacacacatagacacacacacagacacacacatacacatatacatacatgctcacactcacactcacatccatgcgcactcaaacacacacacacacgcacacacacacacacacacacacacacacacacacacatacacacacacacatacacacacacacacacacacacacacagaggcagactGACAATGACATTAATTCATTATAATTAGGTATGGGCCTACAGTCCCTTTTAATCGACGGTACATGTATACACGAAATTCACAAGAAAAATAGAATACAGTAAGCACATACGTACCAAGCAGCCAGCCATCATTGGCCTCAAGATTTATCGGTGTAAATTGAGTATCGGGGTCCTGGTTTCCGGCGCCGTTTCTCCAAATCCCAAATCCTTTGTATACGGAGTTGGTGTCGGAAGGGAAACTGCGACCCCAGTTATTGGTGCAGTAAGCAACCCAACCAAATAACATGGCGCACAGGAGGAATATAAAAGCCAACTTGGTGAAGATATTGGCTCCTTTGAAACTGCCCACGAGGTACAAACCCATGCTTGCCtgcccacacaaacacacacacacacacacacacacacacacacacacacacacacacacacacacacacacaaacatgctaaAATGAATTAAGCTGAGCAACTGGACtttcaatcaataaatcaagctgtcgaaccgcccctccatccatccatctatccgtCTATTCATCAATGTGTGGCTCGTGTTCTTTTCTGTTATACTGTCATTGAcactgttagagagagagagagagagagagagagagagagagagagagagagagagagagagagagagagagagagagggggggagagagagatcgaccacacacacacacacacacacacacacacacacacacacgcacacacgcacacttaacttgctattgccgatttcgcgtaatcggcaacttgcccattacgcgtaatcggctgccgattccgcgtaatcggctgctgaattcgcgaaataggcaagttttagaggcctttacgcgatttcggcaaaacgctgccgatttcacgtattgggcagcgttttgccgattacgcgaaatgggcaaaaatgttgcctattacgcggaatcggcaattatgtgaattcggcacgacatatatacataaacacacataaatacTTCTGCAAATATTCTACTAACTAAATACATTCAAAACAATAGGTATACAAGACATGAGTAGCTTACTATAAGCAAtcaattagaaaaataaataaCTCAATTAGAAAAAATACCTCAATGAATAAATTAAACATGTAGCGTTAATCCGAGGAACTCACATACAACTGAACGCACTGTTTTTGTCACCAAGACTAGTAAAACCATTaaacaaaatccaaaaacaaagagactgccaacgttccaaaattcaga
Encoded proteins:
- the LOC138975855 gene encoding uncharacterized protein gives rise to the protein MGLYLVGSFKGANIFTKLAFIFLLCAMLFGWVAYCTNNWGRSFPSDTNSVYKGFGIWRNGAGNQDPDTQFTPINLEANDGWLLEWYGAFQAFATFGFICLNVGFFLVVLFMFVTPCKSNADLSFWNAINTIFGSICWLVAIILFGVRFDEKFDERFSGRTRERTLHYSFGLAIITFALQLAAGILLLLTKRGGGAVQSSK